Proteins from a single region of Sphingomonas swuensis:
- a CDS encoding acetyl-CoA carboxylase carboxyltransferase subunit alpha codes for MLTFLDFEKPIAELEARVGELKDTARGGDLDLDSEIERLEAKSDKLLRETYSRLTPWQKAQVARHPERPHFRDYVAGLTEDFTPLAGDRAFADDQAILGGLARIDGRKVMLIGHEKGADTASRLRHNFGMAKPEGYRKAIRLMDLADRFGLPVVSLVDTPGAFPGVQAEERGQAEAIARSTERGLALKVPSIAAIVGEGGSGGAVAIAAANRVLMFEHAVYSVISPEGCASILWRTADKAADAAEAMKITAADLLGLKVADRIVPEPLGGAHRDPAAAIANLKAAIVEELDGLGKLSPDELRAARREKFLAIG; via the coding sequence ATGTTGACCTTTCTCGATTTTGAAAAGCCGATCGCCGAGCTCGAGGCCCGCGTCGGCGAGCTGAAGGATACGGCCCGTGGCGGCGACCTCGACCTCGACAGCGAGATCGAGCGGCTGGAGGCCAAGTCCGACAAGCTGCTGCGCGAGACCTATTCGCGGCTCACCCCATGGCAGAAGGCGCAGGTCGCCCGGCATCCCGAGCGTCCGCACTTCCGCGACTATGTCGCCGGTCTGACCGAGGATTTCACCCCGCTCGCCGGGGACCGCGCCTTCGCCGACGACCAGGCGATTCTTGGCGGCCTTGCCCGGATCGACGGGCGCAAGGTGATGCTGATCGGCCATGAGAAGGGTGCCGACACCGCCAGCCGGCTGCGGCACAATTTCGGGATGGCCAAGCCCGAGGGCTATCGCAAGGCGATCCGGCTGATGGACCTCGCAGACCGCTTCGGGCTTCCGGTGGTCAGCCTGGTCGACACGCCGGGTGCGTTCCCGGGGGTCCAGGCGGAGGAGCGTGGGCAGGCGGAGGCGATCGCCCGCTCGACCGAGCGCGGGCTGGCGCTCAAGGTTCCCTCGATCGCCGCCATCGTCGGCGAGGGCGGCTCGGGCGGGGCGGTGGCGATCGCCGCCGCCAACCGGGTGCTGATGTTCGAGCATGCGGTCTATTCGGTGATCAGCCCCGAAGGCTGCGCGTCGATCCTGTGGCGGACGGCCGACAAGGCGGCGGACGCGGCCGAGGCGATGAAGATCACCGCCGCGGACCTCCTCGGCCTCAAGGTCGCCGACCGGATCGTGCCAGAGCCGCTCGGCGGCGCCCACCGCGACCCCGCCGCAGCCATCGCCAACCTCAAGGCGGCGATCGTCGAGGAGCTCGACGGACTGGGCAAATTGTCGCCCGACGAACTGCGCGCGGCACGCCGGGAGAAGTTCCTGGCGATCGGGTGA
- a CDS encoding tyrosine recombinase: protein MRDSDRALVDRFADMLAAESGAARNTLLAYRSDLAAAAEVLGEVNSAGTAELAKLAGAWAELSPATLARRSAALRRFFAFLVDEGFRTDDPSSALPRPHTVRPLPRLLERAEVDAMFEAAEDRAASGQPLALRNLALLEMLYGSGLRATELVSLPARAMARPEPFLILSGKGGKERLVPISDRARTAVAAWRETLPKGAAWLFPGGKAHISRVRLFQLIRAMATDAGIAPERVSPHVLRHAFATHLLGNGADLRVLQALLGHADIATTQIYTHVDSARLVELVNRAHPLARGALAKPGGPS, encoded by the coding sequence GTGAGGGACAGCGACCGCGCGCTGGTCGACCGTTTCGCCGACATGCTCGCGGCGGAGAGCGGAGCGGCGCGCAACACCTTGCTCGCCTATCGCAGCGATCTCGCCGCCGCCGCCGAGGTGCTTGGCGAGGTCAACAGCGCCGGGACTGCCGAGCTCGCGAAACTGGCGGGCGCCTGGGCCGAACTCAGCCCGGCGACGCTCGCTCGGCGCTCGGCGGCGCTTCGACGCTTCTTCGCCTTCCTCGTCGACGAGGGTTTTCGCACCGACGATCCATCCTCGGCGCTGCCGCGGCCGCATACCGTCCGCCCCCTGCCGCGCCTTCTCGAACGGGCCGAGGTCGACGCCATGTTCGAGGCGGCCGAAGACCGTGCGGCGAGCGGCCAGCCGCTTGCGCTGCGCAACCTCGCGCTCCTCGAGATGCTTTACGGATCGGGACTTCGGGCGACCGAGCTGGTCAGCCTGCCGGCTCGTGCCATGGCCCGGCCCGAGCCCTTCCTGATCCTCTCGGGCAAGGGCGGCAAGGAGCGGCTGGTGCCGATCTCGGACCGGGCCCGGACGGCGGTCGCCGCCTGGCGCGAGACCCTGCCGAAGGGGGCGGCCTGGCTTTTCCCGGGTGGCAAGGCGCACATTAGCCGGGTGCGGCTGTTCCAGCTGATCCGGGCGATGGCGACGGATGCCGGGATCGCGCCCGAGCGGGTCAGCCCGCATGTCCTTCGCCACGCCTTCGCGACGCACCTCCTCGGCAACGGCGCGGACCTGCGCGTGCTCCAGGCGCTGCTCGGTCATGCCGACATCGCCACCACCCAGATCTACACCCATGTCGACAGCGCGAGGCTGGTCGAGCTGGTCAACCGCGCCCATCCGCTGGCACGGGGCGCGCTTGCCAAGCCGGGCGGTCCGTCCTAG
- a CDS encoding shikimate kinase, with translation MSRRAPPFHGKLDRPVVLVGLMGAGKSTVGRRLARRLGLPFVDSDSEIEDAAGLSAGEVFRRFGERDFRDGERRVVARLAGGPVRVIATGGGAFVNEETRSLLNQRCITVWLDAPVGLLTERTARRPETRPMLNDGDRSATLSRLDEERRPAYAEAHIRVPSEGGSHSQVVEKIIAAIGRHLEEQA, from the coding sequence ATGTCCAGGCGCGCCCCCCCCTTCCATGGCAAGCTCGACCGGCCGGTGGTGCTGGTCGGGCTGATGGGCGCTGGCAAGTCGACGGTCGGGCGGCGGCTCGCACGCCGGCTCGGCCTGCCCTTCGTCGACAGCGATTCGGAGATTGAGGACGCGGCTGGCCTGTCCGCCGGCGAGGTCTTCCGCCGCTTCGGCGAGCGCGACTTCCGCGATGGCGAGCGGCGGGTGGTCGCGCGCCTTGCGGGGGGCCCGGTGCGGGTGATCGCCACCGGTGGCGGGGCCTTCGTCAACGAGGAGACCCGAAGCCTCCTCAACCAGCGCTGCATCACCGTCTGGCTCGATGCCCCGGTCGGCCTCCTGACCGAGCGCACCGCGCGCCGTCCCGAGACCAGGCCGATGCTCAATGACGGCGACCGCTCGGCCACGCTCAGCCGGCTCGACGAGGAGCGGCGCCCCGCCTACGCGGAAGCGCATATCCGCGTGCCGAGCGAGGGCGGCAGCCACTCTCAGGTGGTGGAAAAGATCATCGCCGCGATCGGTCGGCATCTCGAGGAGCAAGCGTGA
- the aroB gene encoding 3-dehydroquinate synthase, which yields MKSLTVQAGDDRYDVLVASLEDCRSRLRDHARGRPLTLVTDEHVWSLHGERVSAVIPCEPLFVPRGEDAKDFAHLQLLLTAFAERNLDRSTAVAALGGGAVGDLTGLAAGLFKRGLRVVHLPSTLLAQADSAVGGKTAIDFLGQKNLVGMFHQPALVIADVSLLETLDDRQLRAGYAEIVKYGGIGHETLFEWLEDHGAALLAGNREYREEAVWQSVAAKARMVEADVTDRSGVRALLNFGHTFAHAIESAAGLGQVLHGEAVSVGMVLAMTLSAELEFCSHQDSARLRRHLADSGLPTTLAETGVDRSQLLPLMRTDKKNEGAALRLVLSRGIGDAFLSDGVEEATLGDFLARAD from the coding sequence GTGAAGAGCCTGACCGTGCAAGCCGGCGACGACCGCTATGACGTGCTCGTCGCCAGTCTCGAGGACTGCCGGAGCCGCCTTCGCGACCATGCCCGGGGCCGTCCCCTCACGCTGGTCACCGACGAGCATGTGTGGAGCCTGCATGGGGAGCGGGTCTCCGCCGTCATCCCGTGCGAGCCATTGTTCGTCCCCCGCGGCGAGGATGCCAAGGATTTCGCCCACCTCCAGTTGCTTCTGACCGCCTTCGCCGAGCGCAACCTCGACCGCTCGACCGCGGTCGCGGCACTTGGCGGTGGCGCTGTCGGCGACCTGACCGGGCTCGCCGCCGGCCTGTTCAAGCGCGGCCTCAGGGTCGTCCACCTGCCCTCGACGCTGCTCGCCCAGGCCGACAGCGCGGTGGGTGGCAAGACCGCGATCGACTTCCTCGGCCAGAAGAACCTCGTCGGCATGTTCCACCAGCCCGCGCTGGTCATCGCCGACGTCAGCCTTCTCGAGACTCTCGACGACCGCCAGCTCCGCGCCGGCTATGCCGAGATCGTCAAATATGGCGGGATCGGCCACGAGACCCTGTTCGAGTGGCTCGAGGATCACGGCGCCGCGCTCCTCGCCGGCAATCGCGAATATCGCGAGGAAGCCGTCTGGCAGAGCGTCGCCGCCAAGGCGCGAATGGTCGAGGCCGACGTCACCGACCGCAGCGGGGTTCGCGCGCTGCTCAACTTCGGCCATACCTTCGCCCATGCGATCGAGAGCGCCGCAGGACTCGGCCAGGTCCTTCATGGCGAAGCCGTGTCGGTCGGCATGGTGCTCGCCATGACGCTCTCCGCCGAACTCGAGTTCTGCTCGCACCAGGATTCGGCGAGGCTCCGCCGGCACCTGGCCGACAGCGGGCTTCCGACAACGCTGGCCGAGACCGGTGTCGACCGCTCGCAACTCCTCCCGCTGATGCGCACCGACAAGAAGAACGAAGGCGCGGCGCTCCGCCTCGTCCTCTCGCGCGGCATCGGCGACGCCTTCCTCAGCGACGGGGTCGAGGAGGCGACGCTCGGCGACTTCCTCGCCCGCGCCGACTAG